From the Oncorhynchus clarkii lewisi isolate Uvic-CL-2024 unplaced genomic scaffold, UVic_Ocla_1.0 unplaced_contig_9334_pilon_pilon, whole genome shotgun sequence genome, the window CTCATGCAATGGATTTTGAGAAGTAGTTTGAATAATTGAGGAGGAATTGAGGAGAGACTTGGCGGGTAGGGGATGGTGTCCCAACCTGTTTCATTTGGTATTTTTACCGTTTCCAGGACAAGCCCCCCCGGCCCCCCGCCACCCTCTCGAAGTCCCCGGGTCGTGCGTCCCGCGGTAGCGCCCTACTGCGCTGTCTGAAGAAGAGGGTGTCTGTGCAGCTAGACGACAGCAAGACAACTcgcacaggagagaaatctcacAGCCCGTCTAGCGCTAAACGATGCAAGAAAACTCTCCCAGGAGACAGGCCTAGCTCCCATATCTGTGATCACTGTGGGAAGAATTTAGGAAGTCAAAAAAGCCTGAAAAGCCACATGCGCGTTCATACCGAAGACAAACCTCATGAGTGCTCTGAGTGTGGGGAGACGTTCCGTCTGTTAAGAAGCCTTAAAAAACATCAGAAACTTCACACTGGTGAGGTCAGAGGGACGAAGAAAGTCAAAGTCCCTCATCCGTGTCCTCACTGCGGGACGATGCTAGCTTCGAAGAAAGAATTAAAGGATCATCTGAGAATCCGCCACACTGAGAAAACTCAGCTCTGCTCTGAATGTGGCAAGAGATTCTCTAGCACCTACGCCCTGAGGAAACACCAGAGACTACACACTGGGGAGCAGCTCCACCTCTGCCCTGACTGTGGGAAGACCTTCTATACTCAGGCACACTTGATATCTCACCAGAGGGTCCATGCTGAACACAGGGAAAGGCCGCATGTGTGTCCCGTCTGTGGGAGGGGCTTTACAGCAGCTTCGTCCTTGAAGTCACATCAGAGTATTCACACCGGAGAGAAACCTTACCTCTGCGCTGAATGCGGGAAGAGTTTCAGAACATTAGGACACTTCACAACACACCAGAAGCAGCATGTCGAAGCAAAGCCATCTTTCCCTTGCCCTGTTTGCAATCAGTGTCTCTCAACAAAGCGCAACCTGATATTTCACCAGAGAATgcacacgggagagaagccttaccactgctctcagtgtgaCCGGCGCTTTGTTAATGAGCAGAAATTGAAAAGTCATCAGCgtgtacacactggagagaagccctaCCTTTGCTCCCAGTGTGGGAAAAGTTTCGCTCTTTCACAAAATCTTAAAAAGCATCTCAGGGTGCATTCAGGTGAGAGACGTTACAGATGTACATATTGTGTAAAGAGTTTCATTTCTTCATCTGGTCTGAAATCACACCTGCAAACGCACACTGGAGTGAAACCCTGCCACTGCCCTGAATGTGGGAAAGGTTTCTCAGAGAAGAGAGCTCTGAAGAATCACATGCTcacacacgggagagaaaccgCTCCAACGTTCCAATGTCTGTGAGAATGAAACTCAGCACCCGGAGATCACACGCTGGGGTTGAAGAGCATAAATAACTGCCATTAGAatgagtcgctctggataagagcgtctgctaaattacttaaaCGTTTTAAAATAAAACATAGATATTGTACACCGCTGCCTTCCCGACTCCCACGTGATAGTTCATTTCTGTCTTATTTTCTCTGAAAAGACTTAACAAAGAAACGACCATTAACTAGTTGTTTTGTGTCTGGGTGTTCTGTTTATGAATTGTCTGCTTGCTTTGAACTGTTCTATCTAGCCTGAATCCAGAACCTGTTTTGTGctaatatgtgtgtgtatatataaatgtatatatgaCTCCCATGTATTTAGCAGTGTATGGTGCAGTACCAATGTGGACACAAAAAGGACACCACTTgcctgtttgttttttttaatgttgtGAGTTTGCTTCAGTTGTCTTCTACTATGGTTGGCTCGCGCTATGGCCGTTTTTAGAAGAAGTCTGCCAAGACAACTGTACACATCTGAACCAAGCAACTAGATAAATACATTATGACATCTTATTCCCCGAGGTAACGAACACGCCTGCACTGATCTGCCTCGTAtcttttgcatagagttgatcaaaaGGACTCCGCCTACAATGGGCTGTTATAATGTTCAAAAATAATACTGAAGTGAAGTGAATTTATTTGTCAAAACAGGCACAAGTCaggggtaggccgccattgtaaataagaatttgtttgttaactgacttgcctagttaaataaaatatataaatatatttttggatgtcatccaaataaaatatttatatattttatttaactaggcaagtcgtgGTGCTCCCTGTGCACATTGAGTGCGAGTGTGCATGTGAGTTGGCCCCCGTGAAAAGGATGCAACCCGGAGATATACAGTGCGAcaggtaacctagcggttaagagcggtTAACCGAAAGgttcactggttcgaatccctgagagtaaataggtgaaaaatctgcccttgagcaaggcacttaactctaatggctctggataagagcgtctgctaaatgtttTATATAGACCGTCCACAAGTCAGCGTTTTGCGAACAGTTTTCCATTTGGGATGCGGTCTCCAGTTAATTTATAGGCCGAGGCTACGAATATAAAGTGTTctcctccgtccctctcctttTAGAAACATTTTTTTCTCAAAACTAAGGATACAAATCATGTTTTGtgttattttacacacacacacacacactcaagtttCTCTCTTTCATCGATGCTTTACTCCCCCTCTTCTGAACCCTCGACAAATGTGATCGACATGGGGCTGTAGCCTCATATTTCTGAACGGCTGGAATATATCAACTCTGTGGCGATTTGAAAGAATATtcccaaaatatatatatgtgaAGGCTTTACTGTCTGTTGTGACGGATATTGCCTTGAATAAGACGCAGTTTACACTGCGTCAGCCAGAGTTACCGAACACTAAATGCTTCCTCCATTAGCTAGCTACTGGCAACATTATGTTATCGCAATAAATgagtttgtattattattattattattaataataataatatccatTAATTACATGGCAGTTTAGAAGAAGTCTGAAGAAGCAACTAGCCACAtgtgtttatatatttatttaaaggTCTAGGCTCCAATTCTTCTGAATGAGTGTATCTCTATCCGCTTCTTGTAATGTGTCATTGCATAAGAACTAATGAATGATATTTTTAACAGACCCACGTTATGTTCCCCAGGCGCCGAAGACGTCGATTTAAAGCAGCCTCCCCAGctcccctctgattcagaggagttgTTAAATGCATTTCAGTTGAAGGTATTTAGTTGTACAACtgtctaggtatccccctttcccctggACTCCCAGGAGTCATCTTTTAATTCTACATCAATACATGCACAATTCATAATGTAGATTATAGTGTTCATAGTGTACTCTGTCGTTTTTATCTTACTGTTCATAGTGTAGTTTTTAGCTTACACTGTCCATAGTGTGCATACTGTATGTGAATTGTGTATATCTTGTCCGTAtattctgtttgtctgtctgtctgtagcctaGATTCTGTTTATTGTGTCAGCACCATATCACCGAGTCAAATTTCTGTACATGCAAATGTGTTTGGCGAATAAAGGTGATTCTCCGTTCCATCTGTTGATTGGAGGAGGAAGTTACAGATGTTGACATGTCTCACACAGTTGTTCATCTAATGTTTCATtttgatatgttttttttttttatgtttaaaaaTTAAACGTGTTTTTCCAAATAATAAGTCATGTTTGTTCCTGCTTGGCCCCAGTGGTGAGACTGGTTTGGATGCTGATTTGAAGTTGAGCTCATTTTTCGGTCTTGTATCTATCTTTCTTaatccagtgtttcccaaccaaACTCGGtccattttggtttttgcccccTCCAGTACTTCACAGCTGATTCCAATAATCAACGAATCATCAAGATTTTACCATTTGAATccgctgtgtagtgttagggcaaaaaccaaaacgtggcaacccttggggtcccgaggaccgagtttgggaaacgctgactTAATCCCGCGGAAACTAAAGCTGTTTGAAGTGGATAGAAAATGGGATGCATTCATTAGTTGCAGGTCATAGTAAACAGTTTTGCAACATAAAATGTTATGCAATGAAAACTAGTTTCGTTTGGACAAATCCCGAGTAAATACACCCAATGGATTAATGTATAGATAATTTCATAAAACTACTTCGTTTGCTTTCATCACCCCATTTAGTAAGTTACTCAATCATAAACAATAACACTAGTGAAAATCACCAGTAAACTCACTgaacactctttctctctgtgctgtgtagaattgcttgctgtttgggattttaggctgggtttctatacagcactttgagatatcagctggtgTAAGAAGGGCTAGAaacatacatttgatttgacataggCACGTGGGATAATACGTATACTGAGTAATTGTTCTTCGAATTTAGCTATGACGCAATATAGTGTTTCTATGTCCCCAATGAGCGTAGTTGTATTACTGTTCTCGAGACTCTCTCTGCCCTCCGCCTTCTGCTCTCAGGTCCTTCCTGTTCGCCCCGCCCCTTTGTTTTGTTCTCATCTGGAACGTGAACAGGCCGCTTGCGTTTGAACAGGTAGCTAGAAGACGACTGAAAACTAAGAAAGGATTATGTTTACAATCCAACCGGTGAGTAAATCATTAGGTATCTACTAACGGCCAGGAGGGGGTCGTCCAAAAATATGTAATTAGCAAGTTGTTAGGTTTACATAACCGCTCATTTAGCTGGATAGCTTCTCTTCAGACTAgctgttgatttttttttttagcttagtagctagctagctaattgctCTTGTAAACAATGTTTTAAGCTGTAGTTCAAACTGAGTCGATATTCGAATAAAATGATTGTTTTCTGGCTCGTAGCTACAGGCATATCGATTGTAGCTATAGGAAATCATCAACGAGTTACCGTTGTATTTTCTGTCTGTATTAGccatgttagctaacgttagctgcttcttcttctttagGATTTGATTGGCGAATCGCATCCAACTTTTAGGGGCGCACggcgccacctactgtactggtgtgTGAGGCCATTCGGCCTACGTACGTTAATTGATATGGTAATACAAAATTAGGGAAAAGGAAAATTGCCCTGccaactataataataataaaaaaacaccACCCCAATCCACTATTTGACCCTCTTCTAACTCTACTCCGGACCAATGGTCTGAGAGAACAGAACACTACCACTCAACACTCTCTGTTTCCCCACGCTCTCCACCAGgtctgcgtcgcaccaaacgGCGGCGGTTATAAACACTGGGAAACTTCAACTGATCCTCCTCAACACTTAATGCCAGCCCATGTATCACTCCTTTCAAAGATACCCTGCTCCATAGAGCAAAGCAAATCACATGTCCCTAATGGTGTGATCTGTAGCGCCCGCTCCCCCTGGACTGAAGAAACACAGTAAATCATCACTTATCCTAGTTACTCTCAGCACCTCTTCTCCACCCAACCTGACATCACATATGGATCCATTTTTCTCCACAAATCTCACTCCCACTGG encodes:
- the LOC139395384 gene encoding zinc finger protein ZFP2-like, which encodes MDREKGMLMDEIEKGLWNLTEDNLRYLCERHGHGGKDGFEVKAMDHRSLRRKILEEMWDNTDSMKSEEQGISWLVRLKEDIRRIQEEGSSADDDDDDAVDCDEEWNGEGGVQLPSNGLEVEPMSSSQSDDDVDCDEERDEEVRDWMASDGLEVELSPERHTPEQRVREDKPPRPPATLSKSPGRASRGSALLRCLKKRVSVQLDDSKTTRTGEKSHSPSSAKRCKKTLPGDRPSSHICDHCGKNLGSQKSLKSHMRVHTEDKPHECSECGETFRLLRSLKKHQKLHTGEVRGTKKVKVPHPCPHCGTMLASKKELKDHLRIRHTEKTQLCSECGKRFSSTYALRKHQRLHTGEQLHLCPDCGKTFYTQAHLISHQRVHAEHRERPHVCPVCGRGFTAASSLKSHQSIHTGEKPYLCAECGKSFRTLGHFTTHQKQHVEAKPSFPCPVCNQCLSTKRNLIFHQRMHTGEKPYHCSQCDRRFVNEQKLKSHQRVHTGEKPYLCSQCGKSFALSQNLKKHLRVHSGERRYRCTYCVKSFISSSGLKSHLQTHTGVKPCHCPECGKGFSEKRALKNHMLTHGRETAPTFQCL